From Meles meles chromosome 5, mMelMel3.1 paternal haplotype, whole genome shotgun sequence, one genomic window encodes:
- the ZSCAN9 gene encoding LOW QUALITY PROTEIN: zinc finger and SCAN domain-containing protein 9 (The sequence of the model RefSeq protein was modified relative to this genomic sequence to represent the inferred CDS: inserted 2 bases in 2 codons) produces the protein MNTDSKEVFPLGGQAPEVWEELLTVKVEMESRVRMQESRLKPSNLMGREIFRRRFRQLCYQETPGPKEALTRLQELCRQWLRPHVSTKEQIVELLVLEQFLTILPTELQPWVREHCPESGEEAVILLEDLESELDEPQLEVVANTQGQEVLSEEVPLGAPTSLSLQSGPEESQLTCDTARQPHAVGETDAMTKADRELVLRKDCPKTVASHGEIFHGRTLEESPQDPQHGEPGDPAGWXSRVLGGLRGERRHKCDACGKSFAQSAGLVRHRRIHTGERPYECKECGKTFSRSSGLFNHRGIHNVRKRYRCAECGMAFSQSAGLIQHQRTHTAERPXQCAQSGKSYGRRSFLIEHQRSHTGERPHRCTQCGKSFNRRCNLSRHHKAPAAAAPV, from the exons GGGAAGAACTTCTGACAGTCAAAGTGGAGATGGAAAGTCGTGTCCGAATGCAGGAGTCCAGGCTGAAACCTAGCAATCTTATGGGGAGGGAAATTTTCCGAAGGCGCTTTCGACAGCTGTGCTACCAGGAGACCCCTGGACCCAAGGAGGCCCTCACCCGACTCCAGGAACTCTGCCGCCAGTGGTTGAGGCCACATGTGAGCACGAAGGAGCAGATCGTGGAGCTGCTGGTGCTGGAGCAGTTCCTGACCATCCTGCCCACGGAGCTGCAGCCCTGGGTGCGGGAGCACTGCCCGGAGAGCGGGGAAGAGGCTGTGATTTTGCTGGAGGATCTGGAGAGCGAGCTTGATGAACCACAACTTGAG GTGGTGGCCAACACACAGGGGCAAGAAGTCCTCTCTGAAGAAGTGCCTCTGGGAGCGCCGACTTCACTGAGCCTCCAGTCCGGGCCTGAGGAGTCCCAGCTTACCTGTGACACTGCTCGGCAGCCCCACGCTGTTGGAGAGACAG ATGCAATGACCAAGGCTGACAGAGAGCTGGTGCTGAGAAAAGACTGTCCTAAGACAGTGGCGTCCCATGGGGAAATATTTCACGGACGGACTTTGGAGGAATCCCCCCAGGACCCCCAACATGGAGAACCCGGTGACCCTGCGGGTT GCAGCAGGGTGCTGGGCGGCCTCCGAGGAGAGCGAAGGCACAAGTGTGACGCGTGTGGGAAGAGCTTCGCCCAGAGCGCAGGCCTTGTTCGCCATCGGAGGATCCACACGGGGGAGAGGCCATATGAGTGCAAGGAGTGCGGGAAGACCTTCAGTCGGAGCTCGGGTCTCTTCAACCACCGCGGGATCCACAACGTACGGAAGCGGTACCGCTGCGCGGAGTGCGGCATGGCCTTCAGCCAGAGCGCGGGTCTCATCCAGCACCAGCGGACCCACACGGCCGAGAGGC ATCAGTGCGCCCAGAGCGGCAAGAGCTACGGTCGGCGCTCGTTCCTCATCGAGCACCAGAGGAGCCACACGGGCGAGCGGCCTCACCGGTGCACGCAGTGCGGGAAGAGCTTCAACCGCCGCTGCAACCTCAGCCGCCATCACAAGGCGCCCGCGGCGGCCGCGCCGGTCTAG